One genomic segment of Carassius carassius chromosome 21, fCarCar2.1, whole genome shotgun sequence includes these proteins:
- the LOC132097107 gene encoding cystatin-like: MYLKMIVLFLVVSLAVTNAGIPGGIVNADINDADVQKALRFAVAQYNRQSNEAFVRKVTKVIRVQQQVVAGMNYIFIVKLGIANCKNGVKTICAPQKNPKVAQVIQCKITVWSQPWLDDISVTENTCL, from the exons ATGTATCTTAAGATGATTGTGTTGTTTCTGGTCGTGTCTTTGGCCGTGACAAACGCTGGGATTCCTGGAGGCATTGTAAATGCAGACATTAACGATGCAGATGTTCAGAAGGCGTTACGGTTCGCAGTGGCCCAGTACAACAGACAAAGCAACGAAGCGTTTGTGCGTAAGGTTACAAAAGTCATCAGGGTTCAACAACAA GTTGTCGCTGGCATGAACTACATCTTCATTGTGAAGCTGGGCATAGCCAACTGCAAAAATGGCGTTAAGACCATATGTGCCCCTCAGAAGAACCCCAAAGTTGCACAG GTCATTCAGTGCAAAATAACGGTCTGGAGCCAGCCATGGTTAGACGACATAAGTGTCACTGAAAACACCTGCCTGTAG